One Acidimicrobiales bacterium genomic region harbors:
- a CDS encoding carboxyl transferase domain-containing protein has product ILFSESSLKGAHFVELCGQRGVPLVFLQNITGFMVGREAESGGIAKDGAKLVTAVSCVPVPKFTVIIGGSHGAGNYGMCGRAYDPRFLFMWPNARISVMGGEQAASVLSTVGKEDPDEIRAKYERESSPYYSTGRLWDDGVIDPRDTRDVLGLSISASLNAPMPETRYGVFRM; this is encoded by the coding sequence ATCCTGTTCTCCGAGTCATCTCTGAAGGGAGCCCACTTCGTGGAGCTCTGCGGCCAGAGGGGAGTCCCGCTGGTTTTCCTTCAGAACATCACCGGATTCATGGTCGGTCGCGAGGCGGAGTCGGGAGGGATCGCCAAGGACGGAGCCAAGCTGGTCACCGCGGTGTCCTGCGTACCGGTGCCAAAGTTCACAGTCATCATCGGTGGCTCGCACGGGGCCGGAAACTACGGCATGTGCGGAAGGGCCTACGACCCACGATTCCTGTTCATGTGGCCCAACGCCAGGATCAGCGTGATGGGGGGGGAGCAGGCAGCCAGCGTACTGTCCACGGTCGGAAAGGAGGACCCGGACGAGATACGTGCCAAGTACGAGCGAGAGAGCAGCCCCTACTACTCCACCGGAAGGCTCTGGGACGATGGGGTGATCGACCCCAGAGACACCAGGGACGTTCTGGGGCTATCTATTTCCGCCAGCCTCAATGCCCCCATGCCAGAGACTCGCTACGGCGTGTTCAGGATGTGA